In Bosea vestrisii, a single genomic region encodes these proteins:
- a CDS encoding ABC transporter substrate-binding protein codes for MKFAIIATTALLALNAAAAQAQALPEKFKKAGKIVIGTTPNYPPVTFKDPATNQLTGYDIEIGNAIGEKLGIKVEWQDTSFEQMISAVTTDRIDLILGGMNDLPARRETIDFVDYMKSGVQYFVQPKRAAEFKEATDLCGKTVGASRRTNFPKDIEAWSEQFCVKAGKPAIKVVGTEGSADARAQLRQGRIDAGAQGNESLPYLMKLDPDTYKLVGAPFAITYQGIGVSKKNSELRDAVAGALKALLTDGTYKKIVDKYEVQPSAITEVSVNEVPLK; via the coding sequence ATGAAGTTCGCTATTATCGCTACGACCGCCTTGCTTGCCCTCAACGCCGCGGCCGCACAGGCTCAGGCTTTGCCCGAAAAGTTCAAGAAGGCCGGCAAGATCGTCATCGGCACGACGCCGAACTATCCGCCGGTGACGTTCAAGGATCCGGCGACCAACCAGCTCACCGGCTATGACATCGAGATCGGCAACGCCATCGGCGAGAAGCTCGGCATCAAGGTGGAATGGCAGGACACCAGCTTCGAGCAGATGATCAGCGCGGTCACGACCGACCGGATCGATCTGATCCTCGGCGGCATGAACGACCTCCCCGCCCGCCGCGAGACCATCGATTTCGTCGATTACATGAAGTCGGGCGTTCAGTACTTCGTCCAGCCCAAGCGTGCGGCCGAATTCAAGGAGGCGACCGACCTCTGCGGCAAGACGGTCGGCGCCAGCCGTCGTACGAACTTTCCCAAGGACATCGAGGCGTGGAGCGAGCAGTTCTGCGTCAAGGCCGGCAAACCCGCGATCAAGGTGGTCGGAACGGAAGGCTCCGCCGACGCGCGCGCGCAGCTCCGGCAGGGCCGCATCGATGCCGGCGCCCAGGGCAATGAGAGCCTACCCTACCTGATGAAGCTCGACCCCGACACCTACAAGCTCGTCGGCGCTCCCTTCGCCATCACCTATCAGGGCATCGGTGTGTCGAAGAAGAACAGCGAGCTGCGTGACGCCGTCGCGGGCGCGCTCAAGGCGCTGCTGACTGATGGGACCTATAAGAAGATCGTCGACAAATACGAGGTGCAGCCCAGCGCGATCACCGAGGTTTCCGTCAACGAAGTGCCGCTGAAGTA